The Tachysurus vachellii isolate PV-2020 chromosome 19, HZAU_Pvac_v1, whole genome shotgun sequence genome segment TGTAAACTTCACTGTCAGGCCAAAAGCATTGAACCGTATATTGAATTACGTACAGTATGTTAGCGAGCTGGATGCTGactgaaagcacacacacacatacacacacatacacacacacacattctctgttCTTTATCTAGGTTTTGTTGTTTCTCTGATACCATTTAATCCCTGATGCTCAGCCATTTTGCATGAAGCTTCAGCTCTCGCTCAGCACTCATCTCATCATGGGAAAAAGCACGAGATAAAatcctgttgttgttttttttgttgttgttgttgttggttacCGATTTGTCTCATAATTTATTCTGTGCCAAAGCCACGAAAACCcgaaatttagtttttttttctgttcgtGCAACATCACAGTGCAGTTTTACATGAATAGAGGAGAGTCTTCTGTTTATATGAGCAAGATGGATGGCATCTTTTCCACTCGGGTCATGACCACTGGATGGCTGTGTGTCAGGGAATATCTCCTGTATCCATGTCTCGAGCGCTGGAATTGGATGGATAGATCCTTAAGACTGCATCAAGCACTTTCTAGATTACTGCAATTATAGTAAATGATCACTTTTGTGTCATTAATGTAGCAGGAATCACTGGAATAACCAGAATAATCTGTACccaaaagttttttgttttttttttgatacacCACAAGCACCTTCTCTTTTTACACAGTGAAAAACAGTCAGATCTGTAGAAAGGTCCTATTTTGTTTAGTGGTttgattttgtgttgttttcaatttgaaaattataaaaagcagttgaatgtgtgaatgagtgggtaGGTGAGGGCGGGAGGGAGGgttgggagggagggagggagggaaccagtcagtgtgtgattgtgtgagttaGTAAAtcggtgagtgagtgaatcagtgagttagtgaatcagtgagtgagtgaatcagtgagttagtgaatcagtgagtaagtgagtgaatcagtgagttagtgaatcagtgagtgagtgagtgagtgagttaatgaatcagtgagtgagtgagtgagtgagttaatgaatcagtgagtgagtgactgagtgagtgagtgagttattgagttagtgaatcagtgagttagtgaataagtgagtgagtgagttagtgaatcagtgagtgggttagtgaatcagtgagtgagtgagttagtgaatcagtgagtgagttagtttttgagtgaaggagtgagtgaaggagggaggagggaagtgaatcagtgtgtgagtgaatgagtgagtgaatcagtgagttagtgaatcagtgagtgagtgaatgagtgagtgaatcagtgacttagtgaatcagtgagttagtgagtgaatcagtgggTTAgagaatcagtgagtgagtaagtgagtgagttaatgaatcagtgagtgagtgagtgagtgagttattgAGTTAGTGAATCAGTGGgttagtgaatcagtgagtgagtgagttagtgaatcagtgagtgagttagtgaatcagtgagtgagtgagttagtgaatcagtgagtgagttagtgattgagtgaaggagtgagtgaaggaGGGAGGAGGgtagtgaatcagtgtgtgagtgactgattgaGTGAATCAGTTAgttagtgaatcagtgagtgagtgaatgacagtgagtgagtgaatgagtgagtgaatcagtgagtgagtaagtgagagagttaatgaatcagtgagtgagtgagtgagttattgAGTTAGTGATTCAGTGAgttagtgaatcagtgagtgagttagtgaatcagtgagtgagtgagttagtgaatcagtgagtgagttagtgaatcagtgagtgagtgagttagtgaatcagtgagtgagtgagttagtgaatcagtgagtgagtgagtgagttattgAGTTAGTGAATCAGTGGgttagtgaatcagtgagtgagtgagttagtgaatcagtgagtgagttagtgaatcagtgagtgaatgagttagtgaatcagtgagtgagtgagttagtgaatcagtgagtgagttatTGAttgagtgaaggagtgagtgaaggagggaggagggaagtgaatcagtgtgtgagtgaatgattgaGTGAATCAGTTAgttagtgaatcagtgagtgagtgaatgacagtgagtgagtgaatgagtgagtgaatcagtgacttAGTGAACCAGTGAGTTTGTGAATcattgagtgagtgactgacagtgagttagtgagtgagtgactgacagtgagttagtgaatcagtgagtgaatcagtgagttagtgaatcagtgaatgaatcagtgagttagtgagagtgactgactgagtgagtgagggaatgAGGTCTGTAATATCCGGCTGATTTTATGCCAGTGTTTATTTGGTTGATCCTGAGCAGCTCAGGTTACAGTCTGTAGGGTTTCTCCATCTTCTCCACCTTCCAGTAAATGGACTGACTCACAGTTGTCCCTCGGTGCCAATTTGCATGAATTAATTTATGATTTCTGCATCAGCCCTTTAGTCTCTATATTCTTGTGTTTAGACTGAGATTAGACTGAAATCAGACTCTGAGGTTGGAGGATTAGAAATGACAGaaactcatttacattacatttccatttccatcatTTAGCTGAAAAatttgagatttttattttaatccaaaGTTGAGGTGTTAGGATTTTTAAGGTGTTAGACACTCAACATGGCGGCTTGGTTGGTGTTTGGATTACAAACTCACAACATTACAATAAGTAGCACAAAGCTCAGCCGCACTTTATTgtgataaggtgtgtgtgtgtgtgtgtgtgtgtgtgtgtgtgtgtgtgttttatcttctttcatttttcatgtGAAATCCTAACAGGGATTTGGTTTGACCAGTTGAACTAGCGAACTAATccctaactagctaactaatcctctctctttctacagAGTCTATGGACAAAAAGCTCAGCAGTCTCTTCTGCATGTCTCAGGACACCGTTATGAGCCCAGATTCCAAGGATGAAAACTCCCGCCTCTCCATGCTGCCCCACCTGGCTGACCTCGTCAGCTACAGCATCCAGAAAGTGATCGGCTTTGCCAAGATGATCCCAGGCTTCAGGTGGGCCGATCCGCCCCAACTTCCTGTCTGCTTATGCAATGAGTTTTCATGATGTGTTTGTAGCTGCAATAAACCAAAAACTGATAATAAGAACTCGTTTGTAACTATAAccgggtaaaaaaaaaagggtagaCGGGGTGGAAAGAGTAtctcagttgtgtgtgtgattgtgtgtgttgcttCCACCACATCAATCCGCGTTTCATATGGAGCAGCAACCAATAGaataccactgtgtgtgtgtgtgtgtgtgtgtgtgtgtgtgtgtgtgtgtgtgtgtgtgtgtgtgtgtgtgtgtgcttgttgcTGATGTAGAGCACAGTTGTCTAAGTAACCAGTAAAAGACTGGAACATCCTGCTCCtgtggagataaaaaaaatatattgacgCAAAGCATcccctattctctctctctctctctctctctctctctctctctctctctctctcactcactcactctcagacacacacacaccgcagttCTCTCATCAACATCCTCCATTTCCATCTCCCACTGATGGCTTCAACATTTATTAATGCTCAGAGGACACCCGCTGACTAATACACACttgatgcacacacaaacacaaacaataaccggtgttttttttgtgtggtgtTGATTGATGGGTCCATTAGGACAGCGGACGTGATCCGAATGCAGCTTTTAACTCCGCCGCACTCCGAGCTCGGCCCTGAATTCATTGGttgtgaatgaattaaaaatctgACGACGCACAGTAACTAGCAAAATACGTGTTTATATAACGCTGGCTGATTAGATGTGAGTGACGTCATTCtgcttgggtgtgtgtgtgtgtgtgtgtgagagtgagtatgaaggtgtgtgttatgtgtgggtgtgtgcaggTCAGTGTGACTCAGAGCTCTCAGCTGAAGGTCTGCAGGTTAACGGGTAATCTGGGATGTTTATCGTCGGCCAACGAGCGGAGGGAAAAGATGTCTTTAAATTGGATTGGTTCTGATTCACTCAACTTTCTCTGCTACTTGAGAAAAGTGTGTATTTCTCCAAAAGCAGAGGATGTTGAAATCCCGTAGAGGAAATGATAAAAGAATGACTTGCTCTGTTATGAGTTGAACGAATCACATGCACTTATGTAAATTATTCGCTGAAGGAAGCTGATCAGACCAGAGACCTGCTACATGGCTAAACACAAATATTTCTAGATTCAGGAATCATGGagcatttattctctctctctctctctctctctctctccatctctatctctctgtcacacacacagggatctGACTGCAGAAGATCAGATTGCTCTACTGAAGTCCAGTGCTATCGAGATCATCATGTTGCGCTCCAACCAATCCTTCAGTCTGGACGACATGAGCTGGAGCTGTGGAGGACCTGACTTTAAATACTGCGTTAACGACGTCACCAAGGGTGAGAGAACCTCGTCCACACTGTCCAGGCAGTCACACAGTCCACAATGGCACACTgtccacacagtccacactgaCATActgtcacactgacacactgtccacacagtccacactgacacactgtccacactgacacactgtccacactgacacactgtccacactgatacactgtccacacagtccacactgaCATActgtcacactgacacactgtccacacagtccacactgacacactgtcacactgacacactgtccacacagtccacactgacacactgtccacactgacacactgtccacacagtccacactgaCATActgtcacactgacacactgtccacacagtccacactgacacactgtccacactgacacactgtccacactgacacactttccacactgacacactgtccacactgacacactgtccacactgtccacacagtccacactgacacactttccacactgacacactgtccacactgacacactttccacactgacacactgtccacactgacacactgtccacacagtccacactgacacactttcCACACTTTCCACactgtccacactgacacactgtccacactgacacactttccacactgacacactgtccacactgacacactttccacactgacacactgtccacactgacacactgtccacacagtccacactgacacactttcCACACTTTCCACactgtccacactgacacactgtccacactgacacactttccacactgacacactgtccacactgacacactttccacactgacacactgtccacactgacacactgtccacacagtccacactgacacactttccacactgacacactgtccacactgacacactgtccaGGCTGACACACTTTCCTATCAATCTTTCTTCTATCTTCACACTTTGTCAATTTtcatcttccttccttccttccttccttccttccttcctcccttccttccttccttccttccttcccacactgacacactgtccacactgacacactgtccacacagtccacactgacacactttcCACACTTTCCACactgtccacactgacacactgtccacactgacacactgtccacacagtccacactgacacactttcCACACTTTCCACactgtccacactgacacactgtccacactgaCGCActttccacactgacacactgtccacactgacacactttccacactgacacactgtccacactgacacactgtccacactgacacactttccacactgacacactgtccacactgacacactgtccacactgacacactgtccacacagtccacactgacacactttcCACACTTTCCACactgtccacactgacacactgtccacactgacacactttccacactgacacactgtccacactgacacactgtacacacagtccacactgacacactttcaacactgacacactgtccacactgacacactgtccacacagtccacactgacacactttcCACACTTTCCACactgtccacactgacacactgtccacactgacacactgtccacacagtccacactgacacactttcCACACTTTCCACactgtccacactgacacactgtccacactgacacactttccacactgacacactgtccacactgacacactttccacactgacacactgtccacactgacacactgtccacacagtccacactgacacactttccacactgacacactgtccacactgacacactgtccacactgacacactgtccacacagtccacactgacacactttccacactgacacactgtccacactgacacactgtccacactgacacactgtccacactgacacactgtccacactgacacactgtccacactgacacactgtccacactgacacactgtccaGGCTGACACACTTTCCTATCAATCTTTCTTCTATCTTCACACTTTGTCAATTTtcatcttccttccttccttccttccttccttccttccttccttccttccttatctTTCTCCGCTTTATTTTCAGTGTCAGTTGCTTTGCTGAGTTCAGGGCAGCGTGTGTAGCTGAGTGTTTTTACCATTACAGATGATTATGGAGGTGTTATTAGGTGTGATAAATGCGCCGCTCGTCTTATTCACTGATGTTATTGATGTTATTAGCAGCGCCTAACATCCTAACATACACACTTCCATTTTTATTAGTGTTGAATGACGTAATGTCTGAGACAagtatcctgtgtgtgtgtgtgtgtgtgtgtgtgtgtgtgtgtgtgtgtgtgtgcactgcagcTGGTCACACTCTGGAGCTGCTGGAGCCGCTTGTGAAGTTTCAGGTGGGGCTGAAAAAACTCAACATGCATGAAGAGGAACACGTGCTGCTAATGGCCATCTGTCTCCTCTCTCcaggtgtgtctgtctgtctgtctgtctatctatctatctatctatctatctatctatctgtgctTTTCACACGGTCTCATTATTCAttcccatttctctctctctctctctttcctctcagaTCGTCCCGGCGTGCAGGACCACGTCCGTATCGAGTCGATGCAGGAGCGTTTATGTGAGACACTGCAGGCATATATTCGTGTGAACCACCCGGGCGGGCGGCTGCTCTACGCCAAGATGATCCAGAAGCTGGCCGACCTGCGCAGCCTGAACGAGGAGCACTCCAAGCAGTACCGCTCGCTGTCCTTCCAGCCTGAGCACAGCATGCAGCTCACACCGCTCGTGCTCGAGGTGTTCGGCGGCGAGGTGTCTTAGCGGCCAGGATTTAGAGGTGTCCCACAGTGCCAGTGCCATGAAGAAGGGTGGGGGTGCAAGAGCATGGGGCAGAGGTGGGCCAGAGGACATCTGGAGGAGTACTATTATAGCagactgtatgtctgtgtgtgtgtgcgtgtgtgtgtgtgtgtgtgagagagagagagagagagagagagagagtatgaaaGTCAaagtgcgtacgtgtgtgtctcCAGGGCAGGAGTATGCCGGGGGATGACTGGTATCCCATTTTGGGGAATTTGTagaggtatttgtgtgtgtgtgtgtgtttgtatgcatgtgtgtgtgtttgtatgcgtgtatgtgtgtgtgtgtgaggatggaGGGTCACACGTGTTAAATCCAGAGTATGGGAAGCTAAAGGGAATATTAAGAATGTACTTTATGCATATATatgaacagaaatataaatataagctaATATCTATATTTAAGAGAGATACTTTCTACTAAATCAAAACGTACGGCTGAGTATTGTAAAATAGGACTAGTAGGCCTCTTTGGtttgagcgagtgtgtgtgcgtgcttgtgcaGAGagatgtgttttgttgtgtatatGAAAGAAAAGGACACTAACAAGCAGGCACATACACTGATCGAAGTGCAGAGGGCGATCTATTTTTGATGTTTGTATAGATAGGATATTTAATGACCACAAGAGAGCGAGCCCACCAGTACACACTAGCGCTAATCTGCTAATAACAGGCTAATTACCATGATCTAGTCATTGACACTCGTGtgatttgttacattttttaagcACTGTCGATCTCTAGACTGTTCATAATCAACACAAAAGTGCCAAAGGATTGTAAACTGCTTTTAAGTTGTTTTAAAAGACTGTCATTCAATGCGATTTTCTTTACATATAATTTTagatattatttcatttaaaaagctcattttaaagaaaaaaaaaacactgattggCAACATTTGCCCTGCTCAAATCGATCCGAGCAGCTCGAATGGTTTTGGAGTCATGATTCGATTCATGATTCGATTCATTCTTGATTTCATTTCGAATCAGAAAGACAGGGTCTTGAAGTACTTTGTTTGATTGACACTCCAGGCAATAAGGTTTGATACACACACCTGCTAGATCTATAAAAAACCTATACAACTGTACAAGAAAGTCTCTAAACTTACCTTGTACCTCAGGTACAAGGTCGTCATCTATCATAAATTCCACCTTCttctaaaatgaataaacactaaCCACTTCCCTCTTTTTTTCGCATTGAAAAGGGGAAAAGTGTGTAGAATGACACAAAGCAAAAACCTCACAGACAAACCAGGCTTGCTGCTAAAGAGCTGCTATGTAGAGAAGGCCATGGCCACTCATCCAGGGGCGGGACATATACCTTCAAGAGATTGGTTAATTGGTAGAATTAGTACAGGATGACTCATCAAAAAAACGACCGAACTCTTAAAACTATTTGCTTGTCATTTGTTTtgagatattatatatatatatatatatatatatatatatatatatagtttaccTAAAAACATTACGTTAGCGTGATAACGTCACATAGTATTAATGTAAGCCAGTCGTGTTCAATACTATGTGAAATATAGTGTAGTAGTTACGCACCGTATTATAAACATAGAGGTCATGGGTTGGAGTCCCAGCTCAGATACGTATGAGTTCGAGCTTTGATCTTATTCACAAAATAACCTCAAATCATGTtggttgtatgttttttttttgtttgtttgtttgtttgtttgtttgctcaaTTCAATCACACGGAACCGATTCGTTTAAAGTAAATACAATGGGCACTTTAAAAGGCATACAGGGCGACGGCTTTCTTTAAAGAAGTCTGTTGTGATACTGATTCCCAAAATGTATGAATATACGCCATGTTTCACATTCACCAAACGGTTTGATTAGGGAATAAACACGTATTAGTATTACGGCACACCAGTTTACGGATTTGTGCCACTCTCTTGTGGTCGTACGTTGTAAATaccacttttattattattcctgtaCATATTAAGTTTAATGTAAACAAGCATAGGCAAGTACTAAGATGATTCATTAGTTCAGAAGACGCTTGGGgagaaatatgcaaatatgaTATTTTCCTATTATTTgcgctcttgtttttttttttttttttctctccttcttcgTCTCTCTGACGTGACAATAAGctttcatgacttttttttttttttttcttcttctatctaTTCACGATGTTAGGTGCGAATTCATCATAATCATTATGAtctttctcattattattattattattattatagctcaGTTTTGTACACTTTTGGATAAACCGGATATCAGAGATTCAAAtcaagagatttttttattttttttttttttctgtcg includes the following:
- the vdra gene encoding vitamin D3 receptor A isoform X2, producing MEAMAVSTSAQGTDEFDRNAPRICGVCGDKATGFHFNAMTCEGCKGFFRRSMKRKASFTCPFNGSCTITKDNRRHCQACRLKRCVDIGMMKEFILTDEEVQRKKELILKRKEEEAMREAQKPRLTEEQNQIINTLVEAHHKTYDDSYSDFVKFRPPVRQGPVTRSASRAASLHSLSDASSDSLNNSPESMDKKLSSLFCMSQDTVMSPDSKDENSRLSMLPHLADLVSYSIQKVIGFAKMIPGFRDLTAEDQIALLKSSAIEIIMLRSNQSFSLDDMSWSCGGPDFKYCVNDVTKAGHTLELLEPLVKFQVGLKKLNMHEEEHVLLMAICLLSPDRPGVQDHVRIESMQERLCETLQAYIRVNHPGGRLLYAKMIQKLADLRSLNEEHSKQYRSLSFQPEHSMQLTPLVLEVFGGEVS
- the vdra gene encoding vitamin D3 receptor A isoform X1, coding for MYIHPFCVELTLSFEAKKSIWMVRKSTRISPVMEAMAVSTSAQGTDEFDRNAPRICGVCGDKATGFHFNAMTCEGCKGFFRRSMKRKASFTCPFNGSCTITKDNRRHCQACRLKRCVDIGMMKEFILTDEEVQRKKELILKRKEEEAMREAQKPRLTEEQNQIINTLVEAHHKTYDDSYSDFVKFRPPVRQGPVTRSASRAASLHSLSDASSDSLNNSPESMDKKLSSLFCMSQDTVMSPDSKDENSRLSMLPHLADLVSYSIQKVIGFAKMIPGFRDLTAEDQIALLKSSAIEIIMLRSNQSFSLDDMSWSCGGPDFKYCVNDVTKAGHTLELLEPLVKFQVGLKKLNMHEEEHVLLMAICLLSPDRPGVQDHVRIESMQERLCETLQAYIRVNHPGGRLLYAKMIQKLADLRSLNEEHSKQYRSLSFQPEHSMQLTPLVLEVFGGEVS